In the genome of Pan troglodytes isolate AG18354 chromosome 15, NHGRI_mPanTro3-v2.0_pri, whole genome shotgun sequence, one region contains:
- the GPR132 gene encoding probable G-protein coupled receptor 132 isoform X2, producing the protein MPGNATPVTTTAPWASLGLSAKTCSNVSFEESRIVLVVVYSAVCALGVPANCLTAWLALLQVLQGNVLAVYLLCLALCELLYTGTLPLWVIYIRNQHRWTLGLLACKVTAYIFFCNIYVSILFLCCISCDRFVAVVYALESRGHRRRRTAILISACIFILVGIVHYPVFQTEDKETCFDMLQMDSRIAGYYYARFTVGFAIPLSIIAFTNHRIFRSIKQSMGLSAAQKAKVKHSAIAVVVIFLVCFAPYHLVLLVKAAAFSYYRGDRSAMCSLEERLYTASVVFLCLSTVNSVADPIIYVLATDHSRQEVSRIHKGWKQWSMRTDITRLTNTRDTEELQSPMALADRYTFSRPVHPPGSPCPAKRLIEESC; encoded by the exons ATGCCAG GAAACGCCACCCCAGTGACCACCACTGCCCCGTGGGCCTCCCTGGGCCTCTCCGCCAAGACCTGCAGCAACGTGTCCTTCGAGGAGAGCAGGATAGTCCTGGTCGTGGTGTACAGCGCAGTGTGCGCGCTGGGGGTGCCGGCCAACTGCCTGACTGCGTGGCTGGCGCTGCTGCAGGTACTGCAGGGCAACGTGCTGGCCGTCTACCTGCTCTGCCTGGCACTCTGCGAGCTGCTGTACACAGGCACGCTGCCGCTCTGGGTCATCTATATCCGCAACCAGCACCGCTGGACCCTGGGCCTGCTGGCCTGCAAGGTGACCGCCTACATCTTCTTCTGCAACATCTACGTCAGCATCCTCTTCCTGTGCTGCATCTCCTGCGACCGCTTCGTGGCCGTGGTGTATGCGCTGGAGAGTCGGGGCCACCGCCGCCGGAGGACCGCCATCCTCATCTCCGCCTGCATCTTCATCCTCGTCGGGATCGTTCACTACCCGGTGTTCCAGACGGAAGACAAGGAGACCTGCTTCGACATGCTGCAGATGGACAGCAGGATTGCCGGGTACTACTACGCCAGGTTCACCGTTGGCTTTGCCATCCCTCTCTCCATCATCGCCTTCACCAACCACCGGATTTTCAGGAGCATCAAGCAGAGCATGGGCTTAAGCGCTGCCCAGAAGGCCAAGGTGAAGCACTCGGCCATCGCAGTGGTTGTCATCTTCCTAGTCTGCTTCGCCCCGTACCACCTGGTTCTCCTCGTCAAAGCCGCTGCCTTTTCCTACTACAGAGGAGACAGGAGCGCCATGTGCAGCTTGGAGGAAAGGCTGTACACAGCCTCTGTGGTGTTTCTGTGCCTGTCCACGGTGAACAGCGTGGCTGACCCCATTATCTACGTGCTGGCCACGGACCATTCCCGCCAAGAAGTGTCCAGAATCCATAAGGGGTGGAAACAGTGGTCCATGAGGACAGACATCACCAGGCTCACCAACACCAGGGACACCGAGGAGCTGCAGTCGCCCATGGCCCTTGCAGACCGCTACACCTTCTCCAGGCCCGTGCACCCACCAGGGTCACCATGCCCTGCAAAGAGGCTGATTGAGGAGTCCTGCTGA
- the GPR132 gene encoding probable G-protein coupled receptor 132 isoform X1, which yields MCPMLLKNGYNGNATPVTTTAPWASLGLSAKTCSNVSFEESRIVLVVVYSAVCALGVPANCLTAWLALLQVLQGNVLAVYLLCLALCELLYTGTLPLWVIYIRNQHRWTLGLLACKVTAYIFFCNIYVSILFLCCISCDRFVAVVYALESRGHRRRRTAILISACIFILVGIVHYPVFQTEDKETCFDMLQMDSRIAGYYYARFTVGFAIPLSIIAFTNHRIFRSIKQSMGLSAAQKAKVKHSAIAVVVIFLVCFAPYHLVLLVKAAAFSYYRGDRSAMCSLEERLYTASVVFLCLSTVNSVADPIIYVLATDHSRQEVSRIHKGWKQWSMRTDITRLTNTRDTEELQSPMALADRYTFSRPVHPPGSPCPAKRLIEESC from the exons ATGTGCCCAATGCTACTGAAAAACGGTTACAATG GAAACGCCACCCCAGTGACCACCACTGCCCCGTGGGCCTCCCTGGGCCTCTCCGCCAAGACCTGCAGCAACGTGTCCTTCGAGGAGAGCAGGATAGTCCTGGTCGTGGTGTACAGCGCAGTGTGCGCGCTGGGGGTGCCGGCCAACTGCCTGACTGCGTGGCTGGCGCTGCTGCAGGTACTGCAGGGCAACGTGCTGGCCGTCTACCTGCTCTGCCTGGCACTCTGCGAGCTGCTGTACACAGGCACGCTGCCGCTCTGGGTCATCTATATCCGCAACCAGCACCGCTGGACCCTGGGCCTGCTGGCCTGCAAGGTGACCGCCTACATCTTCTTCTGCAACATCTACGTCAGCATCCTCTTCCTGTGCTGCATCTCCTGCGACCGCTTCGTGGCCGTGGTGTATGCGCTGGAGAGTCGGGGCCACCGCCGCCGGAGGACCGCCATCCTCATCTCCGCCTGCATCTTCATCCTCGTCGGGATCGTTCACTACCCGGTGTTCCAGACGGAAGACAAGGAGACCTGCTTCGACATGCTGCAGATGGACAGCAGGATTGCCGGGTACTACTACGCCAGGTTCACCGTTGGCTTTGCCATCCCTCTCTCCATCATCGCCTTCACCAACCACCGGATTTTCAGGAGCATCAAGCAGAGCATGGGCTTAAGCGCTGCCCAGAAGGCCAAGGTGAAGCACTCGGCCATCGCAGTGGTTGTCATCTTCCTAGTCTGCTTCGCCCCGTACCACCTGGTTCTCCTCGTCAAAGCCGCTGCCTTTTCCTACTACAGAGGAGACAGGAGCGCCATGTGCAGCTTGGAGGAAAGGCTGTACACAGCCTCTGTGGTGTTTCTGTGCCTGTCCACGGTGAACAGCGTGGCTGACCCCATTATCTACGTGCTGGCCACGGACCATTCCCGCCAAGAAGTGTCCAGAATCCATAAGGGGTGGAAACAGTGGTCCATGAGGACAGACATCACCAGGCTCACCAACACCAGGGACACCGAGGAGCTGCAGTCGCCCATGGCCCTTGCAGACCGCTACACCTTCTCCAGGCCCGTGCACCCACCAGGGTCACCATGCCCTGCAAAGAGGCTGATTGAGGAGTCCTGCTGA
- the GPR132 gene encoding probable G-protein coupled receptor 132 isoform X3, producing the protein MLQMDSRIAGYYYARFTVGFAIPLSIIAFTNHRIFRSIKQSMGLSAAQKAKVKHSAIAVVVIFLVCFAPYHLVLLVKAAAFSYYRGDRSAMCSLEERLYTASVVFLCLSTVNSVADPIIYVLATDHSRQEVSRIHKGWKQWSMRTDITRLTNTRDTEELQSPMALADRYTFSRPVHPPGSPCPAKRLIEESC; encoded by the coding sequence ATGCTGCAGATGGACAGCAGGATTGCCGGGTACTACTACGCCAGGTTCACCGTTGGCTTTGCCATCCCTCTCTCCATCATCGCCTTCACCAACCACCGGATTTTCAGGAGCATCAAGCAGAGCATGGGCTTAAGCGCTGCCCAGAAGGCCAAGGTGAAGCACTCGGCCATCGCAGTGGTTGTCATCTTCCTAGTCTGCTTCGCCCCGTACCACCTGGTTCTCCTCGTCAAAGCCGCTGCCTTTTCCTACTACAGAGGAGACAGGAGCGCCATGTGCAGCTTGGAGGAAAGGCTGTACACAGCCTCTGTGGTGTTTCTGTGCCTGTCCACGGTGAACAGCGTGGCTGACCCCATTATCTACGTGCTGGCCACGGACCATTCCCGCCAAGAAGTGTCCAGAATCCATAAGGGGTGGAAACAGTGGTCCATGAGGACAGACATCACCAGGCTCACCAACACCAGGGACACCGAGGAGCTGCAGTCGCCCATGGCCCTTGCAGACCGCTACACCTTCTCCAGGCCCGTGCACCCACCAGGGTCACCATGCCCTGCAAAGAGGCTGATTGAGGAGTCCTGCTGA